TGATTAGTCTACAATGGTTAGCGCTAAACAAATCTAAACTGTCATTTAAGTAGTAAACGGGAGTCGTTTTGTCTGACTTGATCCACCAAAACCAGCACAATGGAAAGGCGCGTATGAGCGGTTATGTGCAGTCTTTACCCAAATATATCACACTGTGTGAGCGTAACTATTTACGTGCACTTAAGGTGTTGCCTGAAGAGGTTATAGGCGCACGTCGTCAGATCAAGTTAGGTTCTATGGACTTTTTCATTGAGGTTGAAGCAGTAGAGAAATACACAACGGACATCAAAGTGACTCAGCATCATAGTTTGAGTAGCCACCTTGGCCAGTTTCAGTTGGCTGTGAGGCTATATCACGATGCTAAAGTTGCCGAGGTGATCCAGCATAATTACCATCAACGAGTGAAGCCTTCGTACCGTTACCCTAATCCGAGTATGCACCATAAAGATGAAAAGTATCAACTGAATGCTTTTTTAGGCGATTGGTTAGTTGCCTGTGTCGAGAATGGTCGCGTACCGCTAGATTGGGATGTAAATAATGGCATGGTTTAATGCAACATTTGAATTTAATCAATCGCAGTTAAAGCTTGCTCACATTACTGATACGCATCTATTTGAACAAAGTAGTGGAGAGTATTTTGCAGTAAACACAGCAGAGCATTTTAGGTGTGTTCTGGCAGATCTAGCGCTGCAAAATCTAGACGGAGTCATATTTGGGGGGGATCTCACTCAGGATCATACCTTCGGTTCTTATCAACTTTTTGCTCGTTTGATTGATGAGTCAGCTTTGACGTGTCCAATTTTTTGGCTTCCTGGTAATCACGATGATATTGAGTATTTAAATGAGATAAGTCAGGGACAAATTGTATCGGCGAAAAAGATTGGTTTTGAATTAGGCCAAATACTATTAACGAATAGCAAAGGGCCGACTCCTGCTGGATGGGTAGGTGAAGTACATTTAGAAGAAATAATACGCCAGTGTGTCGTACCAAGTATGGTTTTTTGTCATCATAACCCCCTTGCTATTCAAGGTTATTTGGATAAGCACATGCTTGAAAATGGCCCTCAATTACTAAATCGATTAGTCGACTCGCAAAATGTCATCGCGCTTTTTCATGGCCATGTGCACAATGAGTATGTCTTTAGATTTAGGGAACTGCCTGTGTACGCTACCCCCGCGACATCGATTCAGTTTAAAAAATTGACAGATGATTGGCAGCAAGAAAACCTCGGTGCTGGATATCGAATAATTAGCTGGTCAGCAGGTGGTATGCAGACAGAGGTAAAATGGCTAACAAAGTAATTTATATCCACGGTTTTAATAGTTCAGAGAAGTCATTTAAAGCCCAGCAATTAGGGGAATATTTTAAAGACCATTGTGAATACCTTGTTCCTCGGTTACATTATGATCCGCGCATCGCAATGCTGCAGCTGGAAAGTATGATTGATGATGGATGCGCGTTGGTTGGCAGTTCTTTGGGTGGTTTTTTTGCCACATACTTATCACAAACGTTTAATTTACGCGCGGTAGTGGTCAATCCGGCTGTACGACCAGACAAATTACTATGGGATTACCTTGGTCCTCAGTATAATCCCTATCAAGAATTGAATTATGAACTTACAATAGAACATATGACGGCATTACAGCGTATGCATATTGAAACGCTCTCAATGCCAAGTAATGTTTTTCTATTGCAACAAACAGCAGATGAAGTGTTACCTTATCAAGATGCTGTAAATTATTATCGAGACTGTCCATCAATCATAGAATTTGGTGGCGACCACAGTTTCATGGGCTTTGAGAGGCACTTTAGTCGCATTGCCAACTATCTTAAAATTAAATAAAACAGTTAGAACTAAAATTAGTCAGTAGCATTTATGAGTCAGCAAAATTATAACGCAGAAGCCATTGAGGTGTTGAATGGCTTAGAGCCGGTTAAGCGCCGCCCTGGAATGTACACAGACACCACCCGACCTAATCATTTAGGGCAAGAAGTTATTGATAACAGTGTCGATGAAGCGCTAGCAGGGCATGCAAGCAAAATTGATGTGATTTTGCATGAAGATAACTCGTTGCAAGTAATTGACGATGGTCGAGGCATGCCTGTGGATGTGCACCCTGAAGAAGGGATCCCAGGAGTTGAATTGATCCTGACTAAGCTCCATGCTGGTGGTAAATTTTCAAATAAGAACTATCAGTTTTCCGGTGGTTTGCACGGGGTTGGTATCTCAGTTGTAAACGCACTTTCTACGCGAGTAGAAGTAACGGTTAAGCGAGATGCTCAGCAATATGAAATCGCGTTTGAAAATGGTGATAAAGTTCAGGATTTAGAAGTCACTGGCAGTGTAGGCAAACGCAATACCGGTACTTCTGTACAGTTTTGGCCTGATTCGAGCTACTTCGACTCTGCTAATTTCTCTTTGACCAAGCTAAATCATTTACTTAAAGCGAAAGCTGTTTTATGCCCAGGTCTGCGCATTCGTTTTATTAATAAGCAAACCAAAGAAACGCAAGAATGGCATTATGAATCTGGTTTAGAAGACTATTTGAGTGACAGTGCAAAAGAGTTAGAAGTGCTACCTAAATCTCCGTTTACTGGGAGCTTTAGTGGCTCAACAGAAGGAGTTGATTGGGCACTGCACTGGCTACCTGAGGGAGGCGAGTCGATAGCTGAAAGTTATGTGAACTTGATCCCAACTGCGCAGGGCGGTACGCATGTGAATGGCTTAAGGCAAGGCTTGCTTGAAGCAATGCGAGAGTTCTGTGAATTCCGTAACTTGTTACCAAGAGGCGTTAAATTAACGCCAGATGACGTGTGGGATAAATGTAGCTACGTTTTATCTGTTAAGATGCAAGACCCACAGTTTGCGGGCCAAACGAAAGAAAAACTGTCGTCTCGCTCATGTGCAACCTTTGTGTCAGGTATAGTGAAAGACGCATTTAGTTTATGGCTCAACGAGCACACAGAAACAGCAGAGCTATTAGCTGAGCTGTGTATCAGCAATGCGCAAAAGCGTTTGCGTGCAGCGAAAAAGGTGGTACGTAAAAAGGTCACCAGTGGCCCGGCTCTGCCAGGTAAGCTCACCGACTGCTCGGGCAGTGAAACAGAGCGTTCAGAAATATTTTTGGTCGAGGGTGACTCTGCGGGCGGATCAGCCAAGCAAGCGCGTGATAGAGAGTTTCAAGCCATCATGCCACTGCGTGGTAAAATTTTAAACACTTGGGAAGTGGATTCAGGCCAAATTCTTGCCTCCCAAGAAGTGCATGACATTTCAGTTGCACTTGGCATAGATCCGGACTCAACTGATTTATCGACGCTGCGTTATGGCAAGGTGTGTATTCTTGCCGATGCAGACTCCGATGGATTACACATTGCAACGCTATTGTGCGCGCTATTTGTTAAGCATTTTCCAACCTTAGTACAGGCGGGACA
This genomic window from Pseudoalteromonas luteoviolacea contains:
- a CDS encoding DUF1249 domain-containing protein encodes the protein MSGYVQSLPKYITLCERNYLRALKVLPEEVIGARRQIKLGSMDFFIEVEAVEKYTTDIKVTQHHSLSSHLGQFQLAVRLYHDAKVAEVIQHNYHQRVKPSYRYPNPSMHHKDEKYQLNAFLGDWLVACVENGRVPLDWDVNNGMV
- a CDS encoding metallophosphoesterase family protein, translated to MAWFNATFEFNQSQLKLAHITDTHLFEQSSGEYFAVNTAEHFRCVLADLALQNLDGVIFGGDLTQDHTFGSYQLFARLIDESALTCPIFWLPGNHDDIEYLNEISQGQIVSAKKIGFELGQILLTNSKGPTPAGWVGEVHLEEIIRQCVVPSMVFCHHNPLAIQGYLDKHMLENGPQLLNRLVDSQNVIALFHGHVHNEYVFRFRELPVYATPATSIQFKKLTDDWQQENLGAGYRIISWSAGGMQTEVKWLTK
- a CDS encoding YqiA/YcfP family alpha/beta fold hydrolase; protein product: MANKVIYIHGFNSSEKSFKAQQLGEYFKDHCEYLVPRLHYDPRIAMLQLESMIDDGCALVGSSLGGFFATYLSQTFNLRAVVVNPAVRPDKLLWDYLGPQYNPYQELNYELTIEHMTALQRMHIETLSMPSNVFLLQQTADEVLPYQDAVNYYRDCPSIIEFGGDHSFMGFERHFSRIANYLKIK
- the parE gene encoding DNA topoisomerase IV subunit B, encoding MSQQNYNAEAIEVLNGLEPVKRRPGMYTDTTRPNHLGQEVIDNSVDEALAGHASKIDVILHEDNSLQVIDDGRGMPVDVHPEEGIPGVELILTKLHAGGKFSNKNYQFSGGLHGVGISVVNALSTRVEVTVKRDAQQYEIAFENGDKVQDLEVTGSVGKRNTGTSVQFWPDSSYFDSANFSLTKLNHLLKAKAVLCPGLRIRFINKQTKETQEWHYESGLEDYLSDSAKELEVLPKSPFTGSFSGSTEGVDWALHWLPEGGESIAESYVNLIPTAQGGTHVNGLRQGLLEAMREFCEFRNLLPRGVKLTPDDVWDKCSYVLSVKMQDPQFAGQTKEKLSSRSCATFVSGIVKDAFSLWLNEHTETAELLAELCISNAQKRLRAAKKVVRKKVTSGPALPGKLTDCSGSETERSEIFLVEGDSAGGSAKQARDREFQAIMPLRGKILNTWEVDSGQILASQEVHDISVALGIDPDSTDLSTLRYGKVCILADADSDGLHIATLLCALFVKHFPTLVQAGHVYVAMPPLFRIDVGKEVFYALDEDEKRGILDRIEAEKKRGKVNVQRFKGLGEMNPMQLRETTMDPNTRRLVQLTLDEQEQTLEMMDMLLAKKRSGDRKAWLEQHGDKAEV